A window of Rhodothermales bacterium genomic DNA:
CATGGATAAGAAGGAGGTTAAAAAGCGCATCCAGGAGGTTGCAGAGGAAAGGGCCGAGCAACTTGTGAAAAAGACGCTAGATGACATCGGGAAGAAGTTCATGCGGTGAAGGTGCAAATTTGAAACACCTCCCCGGCATGCTACCTTCCGGCATGCGCCGAACCGAAGCCGCCGACATCTACCGCCTCTGTGCCCGCCGCGGGCTGCTCAAGCCGCGCAGGAATGCGAGGATGAGCTTACCCTCGTATGGGAGGGCGATGAGTTGCGCCTCCGGCTGAGGGACTACAAGGCAGCGGTGAACCTCCTTCGGGCTCTGTACATCGAGAGGCAGTCCGGCGCCGCCTGGCTGCAATAGGAGCGCAATAGGCGCATCCAGGACGATCCTACGAGTGAGCTGTCGTCGTGGGGGGGCGCTATTGTATCATTTGAGAATCTATGTACATTATCACAACTGGGCGACCTGATCTGTAGTGTGTTGTCTTTTCCTCAAGCCTGACTGGAATAGAGCTTGTCCTATGGCCGCTGATACTGTTTACTGTTATGTTCTTGACGGAAACGTCACTGTCGTGACAGACATGAAGGGCAATGTGAATCATGTAGTTTGCCCTAAATTTAATCGGATAACCAATCACTGTGACGCTAAGGTGCGTAAGAACGGTCTTCTTAGAAGTTTATTTTTGGCAGAGTTCGATAAAGATTTGGATACGCGGGTTGTGTACTGCGAATTCGGAGATCCGAAAGCCTTGGATAAGAAGTCTGGCCAATAGGACCACATTAACTCGTTTACACCGTGTTCGCTCGACATGTTTGTCCGTGTTACACATCACAGCGCGCAAGGACTCAGGCTGAGCCAGTAGAGCAGAATAATTTGCCCTCGATGACGACCGGGCAGCGGCTGGAAGCGGAGGGTGCGTACAGGATTACAACGGCGCCGAGGGTTGGGCCGAACACCGCTAGGCAACTGCTCGAAACTTGAATCGACTGGCCCCCTAGCGCTTTCAAGTCGAAGAAATACCGCCGGGAGCATGATGCCCATTTGCGCAAGGTTGCGCACATGGAGGAGATGGAGAACCTGCTGCGCAGACGCGCACATCGATGAGGCCGGCGCCGGCAGGGGAGGGAATCTGTAAGCGGGGCGAAGCCCAGGGCCTTGATGGTCTCCCGGGCGTAATCATGTTTGGCGGTGGGGCTTTATGATAGCTTCTTGTTGAGCAGAGAGCGAACGCCCTTCAGTTCGGCGGTCAGCTTATGTATCGCGCTAGGGATTGGGCCGAAATACTGGATAATTCCTTCGTACCGGTTGAGGTCGATCTCGGTCTTTTCCTCGTAAGTCATCATCCCGTGACTATAGACGGCTGTGATCACGAACTGAAGAGGCCATCTTGTGACATCACGAGAAGGGCCGAATATTCCGTGTCCAGCGACTAAACCGTATGTAATCCTATCCCCAGGAACTAAGAAGCTCACACCTTCACTGAAGAGGTGCATGTCGGATATGTCGTTTGGAGGGGCGGCTATGATTTCAAATTGTCTATCGATCGACAGCTTCAGATTCGTGGCGGTCGATCGTCCAACGTTCTCGATCACAAGGTAGTAGATTGCTTCCGAGCCAAGTTCTACCCGGACTGAGACGTATGGGCGTACGGCTGCCCCGTGCTGTTCCCTGAGCAACGCGAGCGATTCCTCGCTCACCTTCATCATTTTTCGTGTGACCCATGCATAGTATCCAGTTATGCCTACCAGAACGGCCGTGAGAATCGGAGTTGATAGGTCGATTAAGACATCCATTTGCATTACCCGGTTGGGCGTGAGATCACTTACCAGGAGTGGGCATGACAGCTTTTGGGTGGAAGAATTTAATGTGTGTTATTGTGTCAATACGCCAAAGCCTGACAGGCAGTGCATAGCTCGCAGACGAGATAAAACACCTGATGATCGATTCGTAGGTCTGAGGCATGTAGGAATGATGACCGTTTATCGCGATCCTAATCGCCCTGGCGCGGCTATCCAGCGGCCGGTAGCTCCGGGGATCAACATCCTTCAATTTCCATAGTCCTCGCAGTACAACCCTTACTTTTCCATTGTTGTTGGAGGCAAGTTTTGCGTTCTTTTTGGTAATGTTCTTACACCAATAAGGGCTTCGAGGGCAGGTAGAAGACGCGCGTGAATTCTACGAAGTCGTTCTTCCTCCTCATCTGGTGACCTTACCTTTTCTGTGAAATACAAAAGATAGTTTCGTAGAAGAGGTCCTAATGGTATGAAATCAAGGCTTTCAAGTAACCCACTCACTGTAGCACTCTTAAAAGTGTTGTGTGCTAGAGGGCTTCGCCAACGCACGCCTAAGTTGGTCCAATAGAAGCTGAGATCCTCACCGGTTACATACTCTGGATCGATTCCGCGCGACTCAATGCCCAGCTGCGACACTCCCCCTGGTGAGAGCGACTCTAACGAGCAAAACACAGCGCCAATTACATCGAGAGCTCTGTTTAATAGTTCTTGTGACTTAAGTCTTACTACAATTCGGTCATCACTACTTTCGACCTTGAATCCTTCACCGATCATATTCTTTAAAGCAAGCCGAACAAGGCCTAAATCACTCCAGCCTTCTTGTGTAAATACTACGGTTATTGAAGTGCCAAATAAGTAGTCCTGTATCAGTTTTTCTGAAAGACATACACCTTGCAAAAACTCAATAGGTAGTTGTGGAGATTTGGTGAGCGTTAAGTGATCGATAAATGAACAACGTTCATGGATGCAACTGCTTAGTCCTTGAGCATCTGAAAAGTCAACATCAGTGATGAAAGTCTCGGAAAATAGGCATGAGGTAAGGTTTGCATTGCGAAAAATAGAACCTGATAGGTTTACTTCGTTCAACTGCGCATCTTTTAGATTTGCACCAGACAGATCGGCATTCTTTAGATTGGACCCCCCAAGAGCTGCGGCTTCGAGATTGGATGACACTAATATTGCATTCGGCATGGTGATTCCACCAAGATCAGTAATTCGCAGGCTTGCATTGCTCAGGTCCGCCCCCCTCATATAAGAATGTGACAAATCTGCCTCATCAAAGTTTGCTTCGTGCAGATTAGAAAAGTGTAGACTGGAATTGGCAAGAGACGCACCTCTGAAGTCGGCCCTGGATAGATCACTTTGTGAGAAATTGACACCAGGTAAAGCAATACGATGCAAAATAGCTCCGGAAAGATTCGGCCGGATGTTAGGATTGGCCTTTCTCCATGCGTTCCACCGCTCAACTCCATCTTGAAGCAGCGCAAGGTGTTCTGAATTTCCTTCAAATGACATTTTAAGACGCAGGTCTGACTATATGTTCTGCCACTAAAGAGCCTAGATCTTGGGGCGACCTAGCTCTGTTTCGAATTGGGGGCGATGATTTCTGACTGACGAGTATTGGCTATGCCAAATTCCAATTTGGGGTCGGCCGCGCCGAGTGATCGCCATTCTTAAGTCTCCATTCATAAGTATAGGTCGTCTCGTTTGAACCGACAAGTGGCCATCGAGGCGTAATTGTCTTCCAGTTGCACGGTATTTCGGTTCTAAGGTGGCCTGGCGGTAGGTCCCCCGACACTACGATTAGGCCATCCTGGCGAATCACTTCACTCCAGATAAAGGAAGGCTATTCGCCTTCGCCCCCACCTTCGGCCGTGGCCGTCATGATCGTCACGAAGGCCTCTTCGAAGTTCGTAGCGAGATCGAAGGAGCGCTGCACCTTGAGCGCGCGCATGTCCTGGATGGCCAGGTTAATTACGCTCTCGGTATCTGCGTCCGTGATGGCGCCCTCGCGAATCTCTTCCGCGCTCGTTTCGCCCCCGACGGCCATTTTGAACGCCGGGAAGTAGCCGAACACACCGAAGGTCGTCTCCACGTCGTCCACATCGATTCCCGGGAGAACCTCGCTGGACACCACCGGCCGGCTGGCGACACGTTCCGCAGGCTCTCGTTTTTGCTCCAAAGTATGGCAGTGGCTCTCTGCGTTCGAATGCCTTCAAAGGTCGATGGCTCCGGTCGACAGGGTGTTTTTTCAGTTTTTGCAGGCTCCCACGCGTGCGCGCGCGAAGATCAGGGAGTTTTTACAGTTTTTACAGGCTCCTACGCGCGCGCGATTGAATTACGCCCCTGTGGGGAATTTCCAGGCCTCCGGCCTTTGGTGTGTTCGCATGCCGGACCGTATGCCAACCTCCATGGCGAGGGCCTCCACGGGCGAAATCCCTTCGCCCTCGATGCCGGCCGTGGCTTTCAGCATGTGGATGGGTTTCTGCCCGTAGAGGTCCCATGGCGCGCCCACCTTCTGCGGCCATCAAGTGAACTTCGCCGTGCGTTGAGAGCTTCGAGGAAAGCGCAGCGTAGTTACGAAGCCCGGATTCTATGACTGCCAAGTGTAGCCGGTGCGCGTTGGAGATGGTACCCACCCGCCGTGCTCTCGGTGACGTTGTGTCCACTGATCATCACTCCATTTCCCCGGTCGACCATGATCATGCGCATGTCCCGGAGTGTTATATTCTTTCGCTCTCTCTTACGTACGCGGTCCCCAGCCCATGAAGACTTATCCCGTCATCTTCCTCAGTGGCGTCTCGGCCGAGTTTGCCTCGTTCCGCGATGCGGTGGCGAACGTGATCGAGACGAAGGAGTGCCACGCGATCAATCAACCCGGCTTTGCTACGGACTACCGCGAGGTCGAACAGATGCTGCGGGGCAAGCTGAAGGACGCCGAGGCGGTGGTGCACCTCGTGGGGTTTCGGTACGGCGTGGAGCCGAACGTGCGCGTCGATGGCGCCCCCCGCCGCTCGTACACCCAGATGGAGTTTTACATGGCCCGGGAGATGGGCATCCCGGTGTTTGTGTTCCTCGCGAAGGATGCTACCGTTCGCGACGCGCCGGCCGATCACGAACGACCGGAGGCGACGGAGCTGACCGCCCTCCAACTCGCCCACCGCGAGGCCGTTCGGAGCACCAACCACATCTACTATGAGTTCGCCGACAAGGACGACCTCTGTCGGCTCGTCGCCCAGATCCCACCGGTGGTTGCCGCCGGCTTCCGGGTGGATATCGACCGGATCGTGCGCTACGCTCCGGCAGAACTCGTCGGCCGCGAGTCCGAATTCGACTTGCTGGACAAGGCCTGGGAGAAAGCCCAGAAAAGCGAACCGGGCCGCCCACACGTGTTGACCTTCGTTGCCCTCGGTGGAGAAGGGAAAACCTCGCTGGTCGCAAAATGGCTGGCCGATATGGCCTCTCACAACTGGCCGGGTTGTGAGGGGGCCTTCGCGTGGTCCTTCTACAGCCAGGGCAGCCGTGACCAACACGCGGCCTCGTCCGACCTCTTCCTCCGCGAAGCCCTCACCTTCTTTGGCGACCCGGCGATGGCCGACAGTCCCCGGAGCGCCTACGACAAAGGGAAACGCCTCGCCGAACTCGTGGGCCGGCGCCGCGCGCTCCTGGTCCTCGACGGCCTGGAGCCGCTCCAGTACGCCCCGACCTCCCCGACCCCCGGCGAGCTGAAAGACCAGGGCCTCACCGCCCTCCTCAAAGGCCTCGCCGCGTCCAGCCAGGGCCTGTGCCTGGTCACTACCCGATACGCCGTGACAGACCTGCGCGCCTACCTGGGGAAAACGGTGGTCCAGCACGACCTCCTCCGCCTCTCGACGGACGCCGGCGTCCACCTCCTCGAAGCCCTCGGGGTGACAGGTGCCCGAAAGGAGAAGGAGGCCCTCGTGGAGGAGGTGAAGGGGCACGCGCTGACGATCAACTTGCTTGGCAGTTACCTCGCCCGCGCCCACGGCGGGGACGTGCGCCGGCGGGACCGGGTGGGCTTCCAGAAGGCTGACGCAAGGACCCAGGACGGCCATGCCTTCCGCGCCATGGCGGCCTACGAACGCCGGCTGGCGGAGGGTGGCGAGGAGGGCAAGCGCGAGTTGGCGATCCTCCGCCTGATGGGCCTCTTCGACCGGCCGGCCGACGCCGGCTGTATCGCCGCGCTGCGAAATACATTGATCCCCGACCTTACCGAGCCGCTCGTGGATCTGGACGAGGAAGACTGGGAATTCAGCCTGACGGGACTGGAAGCGGCCCGGCTCCTCACTGCAACCCGCAACGCCGCCGGCCTCGTTGCCCTTGAATCCCACCCCCTCCTGCGCGAATATTTCGCCGCCCGGCTGAAAAACCAACACCCCGACGCCTGGCGCGCCGGCCACCGGCGGCTCTACGAATACCTAACGGAAACCACCCACGAAGGCGACACCCCCACCCTGGAGCAGCTCCAGCCCCTGTACCAGGCCGTGGCGCATGGGTGCTTAGCGGGTCTCTGGAAAGAAGTGCACAATTCGGTGTATCGTGGAAGAATCTTGAGAGGAAATAAATACTATAACATGAACAAAATAGGCGCCATTGCCTCTAGTTTGGACGCGGTATCCTATTTTTTTTCAAGGCCTTGGACGAGAGTTGTGCCTGAAATCACCGGAGAGGAATCTGCAATTGTCTTTGCTGATGCTGCCTACTATTTGCGATCTCTTGGCCGCATTAGCGAATCGCTTGTCCCCTTCATGACATGCGTAAGTATGTGTATTGAACACGAATATTGGGAGGAGGCTGCAATTCAAGGGAGTAATCTGAGCGAAGTCCTTCTGTATCTAGGGCAACTGAATGATGCTAAAGTTCGAGCTGAAGAAGCAGTAACTTCGGCCGATAAAAGTAATATATTTGTTTGGCGGAGTGCCATAAGAACTACTGCGGCTGAAGTGCTCGTACAGGCAGGTAACTTTTCCGAAGCCTTGAATCACTTCAAACAAGCAGAGAAAATATATCAGGAAAATAGTCCCGACGACGGTTTGCTACAGATGATTGGCGGATTTCGATATTGTGAACTTCTTGCCTTTGAAATAGAAAAGGCAGCGTGGCTTTTAACCCTAGGAGGGAAATTAAGTACGCAAGAATGTTCGCGATTGGTTAAAAAATGCGGCCTAATTAATCAACGAGCAAATCGCACATTCGAATGGGCAAAGCAAAAGGGGCTATCACTTCTGACTAAGGCGATGGATAATTTAACGATTGCAAGAACGAACTTATACAGTGCTATTTTAGGCCAAAGTACGTCTGAAATATGTCAAGTGCATTTGGAGCACTCGCTATTCGGCCTGCGCCAAGCAGGAGTAGATGATCAGTTGCCGCGAGGACTATTAACGCGTGCTTGGTACCTTTGCACAAAAGATATCCATGAGGACAGGTTGAGTGCAGTCGCTGATCTTGACGAGGCGTATGAGATAGCTCAACGCGGCCCAATGCCAATATATTCCGTGGACATTCACTTATATAGAGTTCGTCTCTACTTTAATGAGGAGAAATATCCTTGGGAATCTCCAGCCCACGACCTCGCAGAGGCGAGGCTCTTGATGAAAAAGATCGGATACTGGCGTAGAAAGGAAGAGCTCGAAGATGCGGAGAAGGCTATCCTGCCGCGCGCTCCTTCGTAAGGCCACCTCACAAGGCTCAAGTACCCTCCACCCCATGCCGCCCACCCGTTCGATATGACCAACCTCTTCATCTCCCACACCACGGCCGACGACGCCTTCGTTCGCAGCCTCCGCTCGGCGCTCGCCGACCTGGGCCAGGCCGGCTGGATTGACTCGCGTGAGATGCGGGGCGGGGATCCGCTTTGGCCAGAAGTTCAGAAGGCCATCGAAGACGCATCAGCTTTTGTAGTAGTGGTCAGCCCGGATGCGCTGCAGTCGATCTGGGTAGGCCGAGAGGTAAAGCATGCGCTCAAACTCCAGGGTGATCGCGGTAAGGACAAATTCCCCGTCATCCCGCTCTCGCTGAACGGTACCAGGCTCGGTGTGCTGGAGATGCTCTTCGGCGAGGAGCCCTTGTACATCTCCGTGAGCAGCGCGGCCGGTGGTATCGAGGCTGCGATAGATGCTCTTCTCGTCGCGCTGGGTAAACGAGCGCCGGCCGACCCCGAGCCCATCCCCCAGCCAAAAGCCGAGCCGCTGGAGGAACTCGTCCTCGAACTCACCGACCTGAAATTCCATGAGCAGGACGGCCTCCGCCGTGCCTCCGCCCGCGCGAGGCTCGTTTATGAGCCGGCCACACCCGGCCAGCCGCACGTCCACAGCGCGCAAAGCTGGCGGCTCATCGCCCCCCTCGGCCCGATCGAGGCGGGGGAGATCACATGGTACCTCGAACAATTCGCCGTCTGGCCGAGCCACTACCTCATGGACCGGGCCATGAAAGTCGAGGCGAACCTCCTCGCATGGGGACAACTCCTGCTCGCCCAGGCCATGCCGCCCGCTCACACGGCAAACGTCATGCAGGCCTGGGCGAGGATAAACAGCCACGCCGGCCGCCGCTTCTCGGTCCATGTGGACGCCGGGCTTGAAGCCGGCGCACCCGAAGCGGACGTGAGCCTCGCGAAAGAAGCCGCCACGGAACTGCTCAAGGCGCCGTGGGAGCTGCTCCACGATGGCGAGGCCTACCTGTTCCAGGGCGCGAAACCGACCCGCGTTCGCCGGCGCCTGCCGAATGTCAAGGTGCTCGACGTGCCCGTCGTCGCCCCCCCCATCCGCATCCTGCTCGTGACGGCGCGGCCGGAGGACGAAGCGTGCGGCTTTATCGACCACCGCGTGAGCGCCCTTCCGCTGGTCGAAGCCATGGAAGCCTTGCCCGGCCTGGTCCATATCCACGTCCTCAGCCCGCCGACGCTACCGGCCCTGCGCGACGAGCTGGACCGCGCCCGCGCCGAAAGGAAGCCCTACCATGTCGTCCATTTCGACGGCCATGGCACCTATAACAAACAGGTGGGCCTCGGCGGACTGTGCTTCGAACGGCCCGAGGACTCCGGCAAGCTGACGATGCGCCGGCACGTCACCGTCTACACCAGCGAACTCGGTCCGCTCCTACGCGAACACCGCATCCCGCTGGTGTTTCTCGAAGCCTGCCAGAGCGCGCAAGCCGAGCAGACATCTGAATCCGTCGCCTCGGAACTGCTGAAGGTGGGTGTGGCCTCGGTGGTGGCCATGAGCCACAGCGTGCTGGTCGAGACGGCCCGGCGCTTTGTAGCCGTGTTTTACAGGGCGCTCGCCGGGGGCCAACGGGTAGGCGACGCCATGCTCGCCGGCCAGCGCGATCTCAAGGACGATCCCTTTCGGGGCCGTGTCTTTGGCGCGGGGGAACTGCGGTTGGAGGACTGGTTCGTGCCCGTGCTTTTCCAGGAAAAGGACGACCCGCAGCTCTTTAAAACCACGCCGGCGAAGCAGACCGTCGCGGACTTCCAGACCGCCCTCACCAACCGCCTCGGCCATCTTCCCCCGTTCCCCGAAACCGGCTTCGTCGGTCGCAGCCGGGAACTGCTCGCGCTCCAGCGGCTGCTACGGCCGGAAGGAAGGGCCCGCTACGCCGTGGTGCGCGGCCAGGGGGGCGAGGGCAAGACGGCGCTCGCCGCCGAGTTCGCCCGCTGGATGGTGCGCTCGCATCAACTGCGCCGCGCGGTATTTGTCTCCGTGGAGACCCACAGCAATCGACTTGCGGTGCTCGATACCATCGGCAGCCAGCTGGTGCCGGGTTATTCGGCCGCCACGTTCGAGGACCTGGAAAAAGCCCTCCACCCCATCGAACAGGTCCTGAGGGAGCAGTCAACGCTGATTGTGGTGGACAACATGGAGAGCATCCTTCTGCCGGCCTTCATCGAAACCCCGGAGTTGCTCTCCAAGGAGGCGCGACTCGAACTGGACGCGATCCTCGGGCTCTGCGCCCGGCTGAACGCGGTGGGTGAGACGCGCCTCGTGTTCACCAGCCGCGAGGCACTCCCCGCGCCGTTCGATGCGGAACGTCAGCGGCTCGAACTGCACCAGCTCCACCGTGATGACGCCGTGAAGCTGGTCGAGCGCTCGCTGAATACCGCGGGTGGAGACGGTAGGGGAGTCAGTGATGCCGCCCGCGAGGAGATCGAACAACTCGTTGAATCCGTACACGGCCACGCGCGGACGTTGACGCTGCTGGCACCCTCATTGCGGCAACAGGGCGCAAAGGCCACCCACGCCGCGCTCGTGGAACTGATGGCGGAGATGGAGCACCAGTTCCCCGGCAACCGGGAGCAGTCGGTCTTCGCCAGCGTCGAGTTGTCCCTCCGCCGCCTGTCCCCCGCGAACCGGGACCGGGCGCGTGTGCTCGGGGTGTTTCACGGCGGGGTCCAGTTGGACGTGCTCCGCGTGATGATGGCGT
This region includes:
- a CDS encoding tetratricopeptide repeat protein, whose protein sequence is MTNLFISHTTADDAFVRSLRSALADLGQAGWIDSREMRGGDPLWPEVQKAIEDASAFVVVVSPDALQSIWVGREVKHALKLQGDRGKDKFPVIPLSLNGTRLGVLEMLFGEEPLYISVSSAAGGIEAAIDALLVALGKRAPADPEPIPQPKAEPLEELVLELTDLKFHEQDGLRRASARARLVYEPATPGQPHVHSAQSWRLIAPLGPIEAGEITWYLEQFAVWPSHYLMDRAMKVEANLLAWGQLLLAQAMPPAHTANVMQAWARINSHAGRRFSVHVDAGLEAGAPEADVSLAKEAATELLKAPWELLHDGEAYLFQGAKPTRVRRRLPNVKVLDVPVVAPPIRILLVTARPEDEACGFIDHRVSALPLVEAMEALPGLVHIHVLSPPTLPALRDELDRARAERKPYHVVHFDGHGTYNKQVGLGGLCFERPEDSGKLTMRRHVTVYTSELGPLLREHRIPLVFLEACQSAQAEQTSESVASELLKVGVASVVAMSHSVLVETARRFVAVFYRALAGGQRVGDAMLAGQRDLKDDPFRGRVFGAGELRLEDWFVPVLFQEKDDPQLFKTTPAKQTVADFQTALTNRLGHLPPFPETGFVGRSRELLALQRLLRPEGRARYAVVRGQGGEGKTALAAEFARWMVRSHQLRRAVFVSVETHSNRLAVLDTIGSQLVPGYSAATFEDLEKALHPIEQVLREQSTLIVVDNMESILLPAFIETPELLSKEARLELDAILGLCARLNAVGETRLVFTSREALPAPFDAERQRLELHQLHRDDAVKLVERSLNTAGGDGRGVSDAAREEIEQLVESVHGHARTLTLLAPSLRQQGAKATHAALVELMAEMEHQFPGNREQSVFASVELSLRRLSPANRDRARVLGVFHGGVQLDVLRVMMAWEMADVTALAGELIATGLATPNRFNHLTLNPALCPYLRGRMDAEEREALTARWVEAKRGYAEFLQQQQSQNAEVAATLTLLELPNLFVLLGLVERAGEAEATIGLATSLYSLLQFAGKPRLVERVGLVRDRAAAALGEAWNHARFEATGTRIEQQLAGGQLHEALEGVQQLIQCARAAGERAYPDADYDLAMATNLLGQVLLDAGGAEKALPLFGEARLHFESIAKASANKDAERMASVCLSRQGRCLLALGRLDEAAAAYEEHIHRAEQRDSARDVAVGKGELGTVRQLQRRYPEALAAHAEARERFTKLDEPGSVAVSWHQTGIVYQESLQPEAAEEAYRKSLAIVVRLGNVAGQASTLGQLGMLYDDALGRPEEAVAFYRQAADMRVEIRDVAGEGRARGNLAETLRKLRRLDEARQEIRRKIECDAQFGHASEPWTTWNILAGIETDAGNAAAAAEAKGKATASYLAYRRDGGENHGGPGRISLAVTQYLQAGDLAEAATLLQQLAASPDADASFQAYFRALQAIVAGSRDRTLAAAPDLDITMAAEILFLIETLEQAG
- a CDS encoding DUF4062 domain-containing protein, with the protein product MKTYPVIFLSGVSAEFASFRDAVANVIETKECHAINQPGFATDYREVEQMLRGKLKDAEAVVHLVGFRYGVEPNVRVDGAPRRSYTQMEFYMAREMGIPVFVFLAKDATVRDAPADHERPEATELTALQLAHREAVRSTNHIYYEFADKDDLCRLVAQIPPVVAAGFRVDIDRIVRYAPAELVGRESEFDLLDKAWEKAQKSEPGRPHVLTFVALGGEGKTSLVAKWLADMASHNWPGCEGAFAWSFYSQGSRDQHAASSDLFLREALTFFGDPAMADSPRSAYDKGKRLAELVGRRRALLVLDGLEPLQYAPTSPTPGELKDQGLTALLKGLAASSQGLCLVTTRYAVTDLRAYLGKTVVQHDLLRLSTDAGVHLLEALGVTGARKEKEALVEEVKGHALTINLLGSYLARAHGGDVRRRDRVGFQKADARTQDGHAFRAMAAYERRLAEGGEEGKRELAILRLMGLFDRPADAGCIAALRNTLIPDLTEPLVDLDEEDWEFSLTGLEAARLLTATRNAAGLVALESHPLLREYFAARLKNQHPDAWRAGHRRLYEYLTETTHEGDTPTLEQLQPLYQAVAHGCLAGLWKEVHNSVYRGRILRGNKYYNMNKIGAIASSLDAVSYFFSRPWTRVVPEITGEESAIVFADAAYYLRSLGRISESLVPFMTCVSMCIEHEYWEEAAIQGSNLSEVLLYLGQLNDAKVRAEEAVTSADKSNIFVWRSAIRTTAAEVLVQAGNFSEALNHFKQAEKIYQENSPDDGLLQMIGGFRYCELLAFEIEKAAWLLTLGGKLSTQECSRLVKKCGLINQRANRTFEWAKQKGLSLLTKAMDNLTIARTNLYSAILGQSTSEICQVHLEHSLFGLRQAGVDDQLPRGLLTRAWYLCTKDIHEDRLSAVADLDEAYEIAQRGPMPIYSVDIHLYRVRLYFNEEKYPWESPAHDLAEARLLMKKIGYWRRKEELEDAEKAILPRAPS
- a CDS encoding pentapeptide repeat-containing protein produces the protein MSFEGNSEHLALLQDGVERWNAWRKANPNIRPNLSGAILHRIALPGVNFSQSDLSRADFRGASLANSSLHFSNLHEANFDEADLSHSYMRGADLSNASLRITDLGGITMPNAILVSSNLEAAALGGSNLKNADLSGANLKDAQLNEVNLSGSIFRNANLTSCLFSETFITDVDFSDAQGLSSCIHERCSFIDHLTLTKSPQLPIEFLQGVCLSEKLIQDYLFGTSITVVFTQEGWSDLGLVRLALKNMIGEGFKVESSDDRIVVRLKSQELLNRALDVIGAVFCSLESLSPGGVSQLGIESRGIDPEYVTGEDLSFYWTNLGVRWRSPLAHNTFKSATVSGLLESLDFIPLGPLLRNYLLYFTEKVRSPDEEEERLRRIHARLLPALEALIGVRTLPKRTQNLPPTTMEK